GACGACAGCGGCTCCGCGGCTCCGCGGCTGAAGCAGACCAAGCAGAACCGCCAATCCCAGATCCTGGCCGAGCTGAATCGCAGCCCGAGCCTGCGCATCGCCGATCTTGCGGCGCGCCTCGACGTATCGACGGAAACCATCCGGCGCGATCTCGACGAACTGACCGAGCAGGGGTTGCTCAACCGCACCTATGGCGGCGCGGTGCGCCCGCTCTCAACCGAGCCGTCGATCTCCGAGCGCCATCATCTTCTCGTTGCCGAACGCGAACGCATTGGCCGCGCGGCGCTGCCCATCATCAAGGGCGGGCGTATCATCATGATCGGCTCCGGCTCGACGACGACGCATGTCGCGCGCCGCATTGCGGTGGAACTGCGCGATATCACGGTCATCACCCATTCCTTCGGCGTCGCCACGGTTCTTGCCATGAACCCGACCATCAAGGTTCTGATGCTGCCGGGCGAATATCACGCGACCGAGGGCGCCAATGTCGGCGTGCATGCCGTGTCGTTTCTCGCGGGCTTTCACGCCGATTTTGCCATTCTCGGGGCGAGCGGCCTGACAGTGGACGGGCCGAACGAGGCTCTGATCGAATGCGGCGCGGTCTACAGCGCCATGACCATGCGCGCTGCCGAGACCGTCATCGTCGCCGATCATTCGAAATTCGACCGTACCTTTCCCTCGCGCTATGCCGGCTGGCAGCAGGTGCATCATCTCGTGACCGACAAAGCACCGAGCGATGCGCTGCGCGCGGGTCTCGACGCCAATGGCGTCGGCCTGCATCTCGCCTAAGGCAGATAAGAAATCGCTTCGTCGGTCGACATTACGCTCGCATAGATCATATTCATGATCTCGATCTCGCGGTCGTGCAGCTCCTGCTGACCGGCAGCGCACGCATCTTCCACGACGATCACATCGAAGCTCTCATCGGCAAGGCTGCGCACCGTCGAGGATACGCACTGATCGGTGAAGATGCCGGCGCAGACGACATGCGTAATCCCGAGATTGGTCAGGATGAGACGCAGATTGGTGCCCGTCAGCGCGCTGTCGGTCGTTTTGGTCACGACGATCTCATCGCCGACAGGCGCAAGCGAAGAGGGGATTTGTGAAGCCTCTTCGTCGCGCGGCAGAAGAAGATTGTTCCAGCCGGGCTTGCGCTGGCTCAGCGAACGGTCGCGGCCGTCGAGTTTCAGGCAGGCGATGCGCGCGAACAGAACGTCGAGCCCGCGATTGCGGAACTCGGCGATGAGCTTCTGCGTGTTCGGAATCACCGTTTCGTGCATGCGCTCATGAAACGGCGCCCAGGCGTGATAGCGCTTGAGATCATCGCCCGA
Above is a window of Terrihabitans soli DNA encoding:
- a CDS encoding DeoR/GlpR family DNA-binding transcription regulator, producing MAETLDDSGSAAPRLKQTKQNRQSQILAELNRSPSLRIADLAARLDVSTETIRRDLDELTEQGLLNRTYGGAVRPLSTEPSISERHHLLVAERERIGRAALPIIKGGRIIMIGSGSTTTHVARRIAVELRDITVITHSFGVATVLAMNPTIKVLMLPGEYHATEGANVGVHAVSFLAGFHADFAILGASGLTVDGPNEALIECGAVYSAMTMRAAETVIVADHSKFDRTFPSRYAGWQQVHHLVTDKAPSDALRAGLDANGVGLHLA
- a CDS encoding cysteine hydrolase family protein, coding for MSWKTSYRSFYYDGAPEPEDPVLLKGKTALLIIDIQNTYLERQNPKTLSGDDLKRYHAWAPFHERMHETVIPNTQKLIAEFRNRGLDVLFARIACLKLDGRDRSLSQRKPGWNNLLLPRDEEASQIPSSLAPVGDEIVVTKTTDSALTGTNLRLILTNLGITHVVCAGIFTDQCVSSTVRSLADESFDVIVVEDACAAGQQELHDREIEIMNMIYASVMSTDEAISYLP